The sequence GACCGGTCTCGGACGAGTTCGATCACTGGCTGACAGCGGCAGTCGAAGCCGCACCCGACACGCGCTGGCAAGCGCTGACCGGTTGGGCCCACGCCCCATCGGCGCGCCAATCGCATCCGCCGCGCGCCGAAGAACACCTGCTGCCGCTGATGGTCGTGGCCGGTGCTGCGCAGGGCGATGCGGGCCGGAAGGTGTTTTCGGATCGGGTGCTTGAGACTACGCTGTCGGCTTTTCGCTTTGGCTGAAGCGGAGCGCACTGATCATCAATGCCGACGAAGCAGACGGGCAGCTTGCTGATACGGCAGCAATAAAACGCCTGGTCGACTCCCAGGCATGGCACGAAGCTGATCGGGCTTGTTTCGCGAAGCATAGCTGTGTATGTTGTATATACATACGTTAAAAGGAGATTTCCCATGTTGACCCGGGTTTTCAAGAGCGGTAATTCGCTGGCGGTGCGCATTCCAAAGGAATTGGGCTTTGTGGATGTGGCGCAGGACATTGACGTCGAACGTGTCGGCAACACGCTGGTGTTGCGGCTGGTTACACAAGACACGCTGGCCGATATCGGCGATATTTTTGCGATGTTCAGTCCGGATTTCATGGCCGACGGGCGCGAATTCCATGCCGAGCGGGACCGTGCATGGCCGGATACCGCGGTCGACGAGCCGGGGTGACGCATGCGCTACATGCTCGATACAAATATTTGTATTTACCTGATCAAGAATCATCCGCCACGGGTGCTGCAGCGACTGTCGCGCCTGGCGCAAGGTAGTGCAGTCATGTCGGTACTGACCTATGCCGAATTGCGTGCCGGACTGGAAATGCAGTCACCCAGTCGGACCCACAATGAGCAGGTGCTGGCGTTGTTGATCAGTCGTATTCCGGTGCTGCCGTTTTCGGAGCGTGATGCCGGGCAGTTCGGCATCCTGCGTGCCGCCGTGCGTGACCGCAGCCGCGACTGCATGGACCGGCTGATTGCCGCGCACGCCATCAGTGTCGGGCTCACGCTGGTAACCAATAACGAAGCTGATTTCGCCGGTTACCCCGGCCTCGTTCTGGAAAACTGGGCGGCCGAACCGTGATCGATCGTGTCACTGTGATCCCGGCTGCCGGCTAGCTCGCCATGCCCCTCTCCCGCCTAGCCCCGCTGTCCCTGCAATCACCAATACGCATCCAGCTGATCACCATCGGCGACCCGCACAGCATCACGCTGGCCGGGCTGGTGCAGCCATTGCGTCTGGCCGGACAGCTGCTCGGTGCCGCTCGCTTGCAACTCACCATCACCGGTCCCGACAGCGTCAGTGCAGCCGCCGACCTGAGCTTGCTGGTGGCCGATGACGTGCCGGTGGCGCCGGCCAACCTGCGCGAACTGATCGCGACGTGTCGCCAGTCGGCTTGCTGGGGTGCGGTCGGCACGGCCGTGCTGTGGCTGGTGCGTGCCGGGGCGCTCGATGGCGTGCGTGCCGCGCTGCCCTGGGCGCTGTATCCGGCACTGCTCGGCGACGACGACGATGCCGAACGCGCGATCCTGACCCCGCATCTGTACGAATGCGATGGCCCGGTGCTGACCTGCTGCGGTGGCGCGGCCAGCATTGATTTCGCACTGACGCTGATCGAGCACATCTGGGGTGCGGCACTGGCCGCGCAATTACGCGAAGCCCTCTGTATCGAGCGCGTGCGCGCGCCGGCCGAGCGTCAGCGGCAGGCGCTGCAGGCACGCTTCGGCATGCTGCAACCCAAACTGTCCGAAGCCGTCGCGCTGATGGAAGCCAACCTCGAAGAGCCGCTTGGTGCCGACGACATCGCCAGCCTGGTCGGCCTGTCGCGTCGCCAGCTCGACCGCCTGTTCAAGCAGCATCTGGCTAGCATGCCATCGCGCTATTACCTCGATTTGCGGCTGCAGCAGGCCCGCCGGCTGCTGCTGGAATCGAACCAGTCGATCGTGCAGGTCGGGCTGTTGTGCGGGTTTTCGTCGGGCTCGCATTTTTCGACCGCGTATGGAACGCTGTTCGGCATCACGCCGCGCGAGCAGCGGCAGCGGCGGGGGTGATGTTGCACCGGATGCACTCCGGTGATTTTGTGAAAAACCGCGTCCCATTTTGAAAAGACCCCGCCCGCTCCAGTGCCTATACTGGACCCAACTACTTGACGGAGTTGCGCATGAACGATTTGCCACGCACGCTGCATGAGACCACCGTTGCACCGGTGACCCGCCAGACTTTCGATGCCGTGATGGTGCCGACTTACGCCCCGACCACGATGGTGCCGGTGCGCGGGCTCGGCCTCGATGTATGGGACCAGACCGGCAAGCAGTATCTCGATTTCACGGCCGGCATCGCGGTCACCAGCCTCGGTCATGCGCATCCGGCCATCGTCGCGGCGCTGGTGCAGCAAGCCGGCCAGCTCTGGCATCTCGGCAATGGCTACACCAACGAACCGGTACTGCGGCTGGCGCGGGCACTGACCGAAGCCACTTTTGCCGACCGCGTATTTTTTTGCAACTCCGGTGCCGAAGCCAATGAAGCCGCCTTCAAGCTGGCCCGCAAATACGCCCACGAAAAATCCGGCCCGCAGCGTTCGCGCATCGTCTCTTGCGTCAATGCATTCCACGGTCGTACCTTGTTCACGGTCAGCGTCGGCGGCCAGCCCAAATATACCGAAGGATTCGCGCCGCTACCGGGCGGTATCACGCACATTCCATTCAACGATATCGATGCCGCCCGTGCCGCTGCCGGCGATGATGTCTGCGCGTTCG comes from Actimicrobium sp. CCC2.4 and encodes:
- a CDS encoding AbrB/MazE/SpoVT family DNA-binding domain-containing protein — its product is MLTRVFKSGNSLAVRIPKELGFVDVAQDIDVERVGNTLVLRLVTQDTLADIGDIFAMFSPDFMADGREFHAERDRAWPDTAVDEPG
- a CDS encoding type II toxin-antitoxin system VapC family toxin; this encodes MRYMLDTNICIYLIKNHPPRVLQRLSRLAQGSAVMSVLTYAELRAGLEMQSPSRTHNEQVLALLISRIPVLPFSERDAGQFGILRAAVRDRSRDCMDRLIAAHAISVGLTLVTNNEADFAGYPGLVLENWAAEP
- a CDS encoding GlxA family transcriptional regulator, which translates into the protein MPLSRLAPLSLQSPIRIQLITIGDPHSITLAGLVQPLRLAGQLLGAARLQLTITGPDSVSAAADLSLLVADDVPVAPANLRELIATCRQSACWGAVGTAVLWLVRAGALDGVRAALPWALYPALLGDDDDAERAILTPHLYECDGPVLTCCGGAASIDFALTLIEHIWGAALAAQLREALCIERVRAPAERQRQALQARFGMLQPKLSEAVALMEANLEEPLGADDIASLVGLSRRQLDRLFKQHLASMPSRYYLDLRLQQARRLLLESNQSIVQVGLLCGFSSGSHFSTAYGTLFGITPREQRQRRG